The sequence below is a genomic window from Glycine max cultivar Williams 82 chromosome 20, Glycine_max_v4.0, whole genome shotgun sequence.
CCGTGGTGCCCTATTCAAGTTGACTCAACGCTCCACTGTTACAGAATACCTCACAGAATTTGAGAAACTCGCGAATCGCATCACCGGTTTGTCGCCATCAGTGCTTCTCAGCTGTTTCATCTCCGGCCTTAGCCCGGAGATACGCCGTGAGGTACAAGCATTTCAACCCTCTTCACTCCCCAAAGCCACGGCTCTCGCTCGCTTGCAAGAAGATAAGATCAATGATAGACGCAAGCACACCCGCATCCCCTTCAACCATTCTCCCACAAACACTACCCCCTCTAACCCTCAGTCGTCACAACAGCCACGGCCAAAAGCCCCGTTTGTTCAGCGAACCCAAGAAGACATGGCTTATAGACGAGAGAAGGGACTCTGCTATAATTGTGATGAAAAGTGGAACTCCTCACACCGGTGTAAGGGACGAGTTCTTTTCTTCATTGCCAACTCCGATGAAACCTCCTCACCGGAATCCAGTCCTTCGGACCCCTCGTCTCCATTAAAGTCCGAACACGACCACACGTTACTCGAAGCTACTCAAGCCTTTGATCTTACTCCTCTACAACCGCACATTAGTCTCCACGCCATGGCCGGTGTTCCTGCTACGGACACTTTCAGACTATACGGTCTCATCAACAAAACTCGTGTTACCATTCTCGTAGATAGCGGCAGCACTCACAACTTCGTTCAACCTCGAGTTGCGAAGTTCCTCAATCTTCCCTTACACGACACACAGCCCCTCAGGGTTATGGTAGGCAATGGTTCGGTATTGGATTGCCAGCAGATGATTCCGGACACCACAATACTCATTCAAGAGCACCGCTTCGTGGTCACGTTGCGTCTTTTGCCATTAAGCGGTGCCGATGTCGTTTTGGGGGTCGAGTGGTTGCGAACGTTGGGCCCGGTAATTACGGATTACACCGATTTTACTATGAAATTCACCCTTTTTGGCAGGCCCATTCACCTTCGTGCAGACGTACAAGTGAACACTAGCCCAGTTTCGGCCCATCAGGTGAGACGCCTCATCTCTACCAAATCCACTTCGGGCCTCTTTCACCTATCATTACAACCCATTCCTTCATCcgaaatgctaaacaccaccccTCACCCCGTCCCCGCCATTGATAAACTTTTGAACAAATATCAGTCCCTATTCGAAGCACCCACAGGCCTTCCCCCACCACGACAACATGACCACCAAATAAACTTACTTCCATCAGCTCACCCCATTAACGTCAGACCATATCGGTACCCCTACTCCCAAAAGACTGAAATAGAAAAACAAGTTTCCGCCCTTCTCGACTCCGGTTTAATCCAACCCAGTAGAAGCCCATTTTCTTCTCCAGTGTTACTGGTAAAGAAGAAAGACGGGACATGGCGCATGTGTGTAGATTACAGAGCTTTAAACTCCATCACGGTTCGCGACAGGTTCCCATTACCTACCATCGACGAACTCTTAGACGAGTTAGGCCAAGCCTCGTGGTTCTCCAAGCTAGATTTGAGACAAGGGTTTCATCAGATCTTGATGGCAGAAGCCGACGTCCCAAAGACAGCTTTTCGGACCCATGAAGGGCACTATGAATATCGGGTCATGCCATTCGGGTTGTGTAACGCCCCATCAACCTTTCAGGCTGCCATGAATACCTTGCTCCGACCATTTTTACGAAAGTTCACGGCGGTATTTTTTGACGACATACTCATTTACAGTGCCTCCCTCCAGGACCACCTTCAGCATTTGGAGTGCGTCTTTCGTTCCCTCTCCCAAGCCAAGTACTTTCTTAAAAGATCCAAGTGCTTGTTTGGACAGCGTCAGCTTGATTATCTAGGCCACGTGATCTCCGGCACGGGAGTACAACCAGATCCCTCAAAAGTACAGGTCATCCTTGATTGGCCCCGGCCGTCCTCTCCAAGAGACCTCCGTGCATTTCTAGGCCTTACCGGGTTCTACCGGAAATTTGTGCGAAGCTACGCGTCCATTGCGGCACCGTTAACCCAGCTCCTTTGCAAGGACGCCTTTTATTGGAACGAGGAGTCTCAAAAGGCCTTTCACGATCTCAAGTTAGCTCTGACAGCCGCGCCGGTGCTTGCCCTTCCGGATTTCTCCCTACCATTTTCGCTAGAGACAGATGCATCGAGCTATGCTATGGGTGCAGTCCTTCATCAACGAGGACATCCCATAGCGTTCTTCAGCAAACCTCTGGGGCCACGACTTCAACACGCCTCCGCATATGTCCGAGAGTTGCATGCTATCGTCGCCGCCGTCCGCAAGTGGAGACAGTACTTGCTAGGTCATCGGTTCATCATTTACACCGATCATCGTAGTATACGAGAACTAATATCTCAGACGATCCAAACTCCGGAGCAACAGTTTTATCTCACTAAGCTACTTGGATTTGACTATGATATTCAATACAAAGCTGGAAATTCGAACGTAGTAGCTGATTCTCTTTCCCGTATAAGTAACTCCGCTCAAGGGCAATGTCTCATTCTTTCGGTTCCACACCCTGAGTTTCTACAACAACTCAAACAGTCGTTACTTGCGAACCCAGATTTCCGGCGCCATCGCGAAGCAATCCAAGCGACACCCACCGATCACCCCGACTTCTCTATATCGGGTGACTTCGTCCTATTCAAGGGGGCCATTTGGATTAACGAGCAGAATCCCTTCATTCCGGCGTTACTCCATGAATATCATGCTTCCCCTCTCGCGGGCCATTTCGGtgttaaaaaaacacttcatcGTCTTCGTCCAAAATTTCAGTGGACCAATATGCTCCGTGATATCAAAACCTTCGTCCGCAACTGTCACACTTGTCAACAAGTGAAACCCGTCACACGCAAGAGTGCTGGTCTATTACACCCCATCCCAATCCCTTCAACTATCTGGGAGGACCTCTCTATGGATTTCGTGACCCACCTTCCAAGCTCCAATGGATTCACGACTATCCTTGTCGTCGTTGACAGGTTCTCCAAGGGGGTACACTTGGGAGCCTTACCCGCCCATTACACAGCTTTTAAGGTCGCCAACCTCTTCCTTAACATCGTATGCAAACTACACGGGTTTCCCCGGAGCATTATTTCCGACCGAGACCCCATTTTTATTAGCTCCTTTTGGAGAGAACTTTTCCGGCTCAGTGGGACGACGTTACGCATGAGTACGGCGTATCATCCCCAGTCCGATGGGCAAACCGAAGTGATGAACCGTACGATTGAGCAATATCTTCGTTCCTTCGTTCACCACAACCCGGCAAACTGGTTTAAATTCTTAGCCCTAGCTGAATGGTCTTACAACACGTCTCAGCACTCCGGCACCGACTTCACTCCTTACGAGGTCACTTATGGTAAGCCTCCTCCGGCCATCTCCAATTACATCAAGGGGTCATCACGCAATGATGCTGTCGATACCATGCTAGCCACGCGAGACGCCATTCACGCCACGCTTCGTCGGAAGCTATTAAAGGCTCAAGAGAATATGAAGCTTTTCGCGGATAAAAGCCGCCGTGATGTTCAGTATGAAGTGGGCCAACTGGTCTATGTTCGCCTTCGTCCTCATCGTCAGCACTCCTTACGAGATCAAACCTCCAGCAAGCTCACCAAACGCTATTTCGGCCCGTTCCCCATACTTGAACGAATTGGTACGGTGGCATATCGGTTGCAACTCCCCGAGGCTTCTAAGATCCATCCCGTCTTCCACTGTTCCATGTTACGCCCTCACCACGGTCCCTTAGACCTTCCAGTTTCCACTCTTCCACCGGACGCGGTTCAGAACCAACCCATCATGAAGCCATTGACCATTCTTGACTCACGCATGGATTCCTCTACCCAACCTCCAACTCGTCTCGTCTTGGTGCAGTGGGAGGGTCTCACACCCGAAGATTCTTCTTGGGAAGTATGGGACGACATTCGCCGGTCTCATCACCTTGCGGACAAGGTGATCTTTGCAGGTCGGGGTAATGATGAGGACGCTGAGGCAGCAGACACCGTAACCATGGAAGCTACTACAGGAAGACCACGAAGAGAAGTATCAAAACCTAGATACTTAGTAGACTACGTGTAAGCAATAGAACATGGCTGTTAGTTAGTTACAAGGCCGTTAAGTTCGTTGTAACCACTTGTAAGTAGTTACGTACAGATGCACGCATGAACACAGTGTATAAAGAGAACCTTCCGTGAATGAATAAAGGCGCGCAGAATTTACCCTTTTGAGTAGACTTGATCCTTAGGAGGGACCTTGACCTCGAAACAAGGCTTACACTCCCCTTCCCTATTCACTCCATAACACCTTATCTCCACGTTCAATAACCTCAACCAAATCACTAGCTATGCTTTTGTCTTCGCCCATCTGCTGTAAACCAGTCCTACCAAACAAAGCGTTATATTGTATTTGGATTAATTTCatgatgataaataattaattattttttcatcatgaagataaaaaacaaccaattacttatacttttttttataatattatcgtaattttatgaaataaaattaattctcaTATGTTATCCGAACACACTCTTAATCCACCTTTCCTATTTTTGGCTAGTTGGGTGTGTTGACCTAACAATTCAACCCACTTTTACCACCGCTAATAGACATGCATGCAAAGGCTGTGAATCTTCACCGTGGAGAAAGGATCTATTACCCGCCCTCACCCTGTCATTCCTATTAATGGTGTTTATGTAGCTGCATCATACATGACTTATTACTTTTTAAATGCACCTTTACTTTCTTTATTAAATAGTTTTTGTTGAGATGTGAGAATCTCGTACTAATTGCATTAGTGGCCATTAGAGCACTGTCTTGTGAAAAGGATCTCGTACTGATTACATTACAATCATCAAACTAACATTACTAATGAATTCCGTCCTTCGTTCATAGTTCTTCATTGATGAgtaaattatatatgcattCTTTCATAGAGAAAAAGGCTAAAagttaaagattatttttttatgaaaaaagttaAAGGTTTTCATGTGGAAATTGCAAATGGAAAATTGACCTAACTAACTGCAGTAGGGGCCATTAGAGCACTGTCTTCCTATGAAGTGATCTtagttaatattaatttgtacAACTGCCAGCAAGGCCTCCaatatttccttttgttttataataatatttgtcaTGCCCTTGGTAGAATAAGAAgtgtgagaaagaaaaaaaaatgagaatgtatttataatatattaaaaaagaagaagaaattgaaaaagaaaaaatatataagaaaaatttaagaGAAGGTAGTATTAGAAaatcaaaactattttttttcattcaacaaGGAAAGCCTATCCCGAAATGGTTAGGGACTGTCCAAGGTactgttgttttattttttttcaagagaagGGAAGAGATACAATATTGTGTTTAGAGATTTTTTTTGACAGCTGcatttaaagatttttaaacCTATAAGCTCAGATTTTTTTGGGTAGAGGTTACACGTTTCACTGAAAGCAATTTGTTTAAGATgggtaaaattattataaatgacaAAACCCTTTCTCtaaatatttactaattaatacaaatgtatatttataacttaaatttgaaaccacatattattatatatatttttattatgagatAAAATTCATGTTAATTCTCATTAGGCAGTGTGAATTCTACTATTATTTAatggattttatttattatttagtaaaACTTACGTAAAATTCACGTTAACTCAATTATTTTCGTGCTTTACAAATTGGTATCAATCAGCAATTTTCTTTGTCAAAATGATGCTATCCACTcacattttgaaaagaaaaaagaatggcacccaaaaaaattaaaatttcataagtTCAACTCCGACCCTGTCTCCGTACCAGTTAATGCAACAAACGAAACAATTATTGCCATTTATTTGATCACTAGATATAGGAATGATAAAGCATTAATCAGAGGATAATTAATAGgatatgttttcttttaaagtCCAACAAGAGATGTCCTTTCCCTTACTGCTGCTATGGTCAGCAATAAAGATGAActgttttctgcttttgttaTAGTGGGTTCTAGTCTAGCACAGATAATCCATCCATAATATCACTAATCCTCATTTTGAGGGAAAGACGTTAAAGATGATGAACCAAACAACATGGCTTGTTTTCACTATATTCTCTCAAATTTATTGTGTGCCAACTACTTCGTCTGTAAGTAACTTGATAATAGTGAATACTACATTTATGTTCTGCAAGGTATATGGGACCAGAACTATTCCGGAATAACTCTTTTAATTTGGTTGAAATTAATGTTGAAGAATGTTAGGGTTGATTCAACTTTAAAGCATACTCGATTTTAGGAATAAGAAAAATTTTGTaatcaatttcaaatattaatgcTCATGTCTTAACAATTATTCGTTTTGTTACTAGTATATAGAGAGAGAGCCTTTGGCTTGTGAAAAACACTCATTAAAGCCCTTTGGCTTATAACTTTTTCATAATTAAGAGAATACTACTTTTTATTCACGAAATGTTCTTTACATTTGGCAAGACCAAGTGTTTCATCTTTAAACTAAATGATTAAAGGAATTCTGTTATTTTATAtgcctattttttctttaagcaGCCATGCTCTCTCCCACAGACATTTCCAATACTTAATTAGCAGATATCGGTGTCACAGTAATTGTACATTGAGAAATTGATCAACATGTGTAAACTGCAATTGAAGATTGCACCATGCATCATGAAAACAGACGAGTATACTGCAActccaaaacaaataattaagtgGATGAATAATTGGCCACTTAGGGAATCTGAACTCAGGGTGCTCAGATGAATTACATGCATTCTGTGAAAGTGGGACCCATCATTAGATTTTTGTGCAAGAAGGACTAAATCTATTGAAGAATTTCTCCTCCATTGATCCCTTGATAGCAAGAGCCACTAATTTAACCGTTTGATGATCTTAGACCCATCACTATGGCGATGGCAGTGCTTGGTTATACTCAATCAGAAAAGTGGGTTGAGTAACTTTATGAACAGGTAAGTCCTCAAAAGACCTTTTATCATCatgtatgttaaaatttatattttatttttgaaatgtgTATATTCAGACTAGCTAAAAggtaaatgaaaaaacaaaacacattaCGAAATCACATTAGgcgttaatatatatatattgaattttcgacaataaaaatgttgtttGGAAGATAGAAATTATGAGATCACATGATGCTACTTGTTGGTAAGTGTGATGCAAAAATTGTGAAATAGCTcaaaccattaaaaaaatattgcttaGAGTGTGAGGACCATAACCACATTAACTTCTAGCACCAACCACAAGGTAGCTCTTATAACTCTTCATTCAACTTGGCTTCCACAAAACAACCAGGCACTTTTATTACCCTTGCAATGGTGGCAGAGTAAAGATCACACTCTTCTCCTCTCTCTTAAATATCTAAGGCACCAGAACACACATCACAATACAATAAAGCATGAACCCCTATTAAATTCTCTCCACCCATCTTTCTCCCTTAGAAAACTAAATGCCTAAAAAATCATAGCTTTTCTTCTTCCTAGCACGTAACAATGTTTACGAGTCCAATCACTCCAATGGAAAAGATGGCTCTCATTCTAGCGAGCTATCTCGTCTTGAGTACACTCTTTTCTGCAAATGCTGAGTTTGTCAAGAAGACTTACATCATTCAAATGGATAAGTCAGCAAAGCCTGACACCTTCACCAATCACCTTAATTGGTATTCATCAAAAGTGAAATCAATTTTGTCAAATTCAGTAGAAGCTGAGATGGACCAGGAAGAGAGAATCATTTATACTTACCAAACTGCTTTTCATGGACTGGCTGCCATGTTGAGCCAAGAAGAAGCTGAGAAGCTAGAGGCAGAAGAAGGTGTTGTGGCCATATTCCCTGATACAAAGTACCAACTACACACCACAAGAAGTCCAACTTTCCTTGGACTTGAACCAACACAAAGCACCAACAACATGTGGTCATTAAAGCTAGCCAACCATGATGTCATAGTGGGAGTGCTAGACACTGGGGTTTGGCCTGAGAGTGAGAGCTTCAATGACACAGGCATGAGACCAGTACCTTCTCACTGGAAAGGCGCCTGTGAGACTGGTAGAGGCTTCAGAAAACATCACTGCAACAAGAAGATTGTGGGGGCAAGAATGTTCTACCATGGATATGAAGCAGCAACGGGTAAAATTGATGAGCAAGCAGAATACAAATCACCAAGAGACCAAGATGGTCATGGCACTCACACTGCAGCTACAGTTGCTGGCTCTCCAGTGCATGGTGCTAATTTTCTAGGCTATGCTTATGGCACAGCAAGAGGAATGGCACCAGGAGCAAGAATTGCAGCATACAAAGTATGTTGGACTGGTGGATGCTTCAGCTCAGATATTCTGTCAGCTGTTGATAGAGCTGTGGCTGATGGAGTTGATGTTCTATCCATCTCTTTGGGTGGTGGAGTCTCCTCTTACTACCGTGATAGTTTATCTGTAGCTGCATTTGGAGCAATGGAGAAAGGTGTTTTTGTTTCATGTTCTGCTGGAAATGCAGGACCTGACCCTGTGAGCCTCACAAATGTGTCACCTTGGATCACCACAGTTGGAGCCAGCACAATGGATAGAGATTTTCCTGCAGATGTTAGGCTTGGAAATGGAAGAAAGATAACCGGAACCTCACTCTACAAAGGAAGAAGCATGCTCTCAGTTAAGAAACAATACCCTTTAGTATACATGGGAAATACTAATTCAAGCATCCCTGATCCAAAATCTTTGTGCTTGGAAGGTACTTTGGATCGTAGAATGGTTTCAGGCAAGATTGTTATTTGTGACAGAGGCATTAGTCCAAGAGTGCAGAAGGGTCAAGTGGTGAAAAATGCAGGAGGGGCGGGAATGATTCTCACAAACACTGCAGCCAATGGAGAGGAGCTGGTTGCTGATTGTCACCTCCTTCCAGCAGTTGCAATTggagaaaaggaaggaaaagagcTCAAACGTTATGTGTTAACAAGTAAAAAAGCCACTGCAACTCTAGGTTTTCAGGCTACAAGGTTGGGGGTTAGACCATCTCCTGTAGTGGCAGCATTTTCATCAAGAGGGCCAAATTTTCTCACCCTTGAAATTCTGAAGCCTGATGTGGTGGCTCCTGGGGTGAACATTCTTGCTGCTTGGAGTGAGGCCATTGGTCCATCAAGTTTGCCAACAGATCACAGAAGGGTGAAGTTCAACATACTCTCAGGAACTTCAATGTCATGCCCTCATGTGAGTGGCATTGCTGCTTTGCTCAAGGCTAGGCATCCAGATTGGAGTCCCGCTGCCATAAAATCTGCTTTGATGACCACAGCTTATGTTCATGACAATACCATCAAGCCTCTCAGAGATGCCTCAAATGCTGAAGCCTCAACTCCTTATGATCATGGTGCCGGACACATCAACCCTAGAAGAGCTCTTGACCCAGGTTTGGTCTATGATATTCAGCCACAGGACTACTTTGAATTCCTGTGCACACAGAAGCTTACTACATCTGAGCTTGGAGTTTTTGCCAAGTATTCAAACAGAACTTGCAAGCACTCTCTTTCAAGTCCAGGGGACTTGAACTATCCAGCCATATCTGTAGTTTTTCCACTGAAAAATTCCACTTCAGTTTTGACTGTTCACAGAACTGCCACCAATGTTGGTCTTCCAGTTTCCAAGTACCATGTTGT
It includes:
- the LOC102661592 gene encoding subtilisin-like protease SBT1.3, yielding MFTSPITPMEKMALILASYLVLSTLFSANAEFVKKTYIIQMDKSAKPDTFTNHLNWYSSKVKSILSNSVEAEMDQEERIIYTYQTAFHGLAAMLSQEEAEKLEAEEGVVAIFPDTKYQLHTTRSPTFLGLEPTQSTNNMWSLKLANHDVIVGVLDTGVWPESESFNDTGMRPVPSHWKGACETGRGFRKHHCNKKIVGARMFYHGYEAATGKIDEQAEYKSPRDQDGHGTHTAATVAGSPVHGANFLGYAYGTARGMAPGARIAAYKVCWTGGCFSSDILSAVDRAVADGVDVLSISLGGGVSSYYRDSLSVAAFGAMEKGVFVSCSAGNAGPDPVSLTNVSPWITTVGASTMDRDFPADVRLGNGRKITGTSLYKGRSMLSVKKQYPLVYMGNTNSSIPDPKSLCLEGTLDRRMVSGKIVICDRGISPRVQKGQVVKNAGGAGMILTNTAANGEELVADCHLLPAVAIGEKEGKELKRYVLTSKKATATLGFQATRLGVRPSPVVAAFSSRGPNFLTLEILKPDVVAPGVNILAAWSEAIGPSSLPTDHRRVKFNILSGTSMSCPHVSGIAALLKARHPDWSPAAIKSALMTTAYVHDNTIKPLRDASNAEASTPYDHGAGHINPRRALDPGLVYDIQPQDYFEFLCTQKLTTSELGVFAKYSNRTCKHSLSSPGDLNYPAISVVFPLKNSTSVLTVHRTATNVGLPVSKYHVVVSPFKGASVKVEPDTLSFTRKYQKLSYKITLTTQSRQTEPEFGGLVWKDGVHKVRSPIVITYLPPI